Proteins from one Streptomyces sp. 840.1 genomic window:
- a CDS encoding MoxR family ATPase — protein sequence MPSYAPFATHDAPARPAEPATAHVPQLDVAGELLALLRDTGTEPRPDTQLEALTLAVAADLPVILWGEPGIGKTAALTQLAASLELPLTTVIASVHEPSDFSGLPIVGDDPAEQGVPMAPPDWAVRLVRAGRGLLFLDELSTAAPAVQAALLRLVLERRIGSLRLPPEVRIVAAANPRSSAADGWELSPPLANRFVHLQWAHDHEVVVRGLGGTWPRATLPRLSPDALPQAVEFARRAVCGLLSARPALVHRLPSNEARRGGPWPSPRTWDMTLSLTAFATAAGSSREVLSALVRGTVGDGPGLELLASLDRMDLPDPELLLADPASAVLPERGDLRQAALDGVVAAVRNRPERPRWDAAWELLVRALETGAPDLVVVPATTLASLRQEDWDVPAAIEQLAGVVSLSRRADRAAARTAAAAQARR from the coding sequence ATGCCCTCATACGCACCGTTCGCGACCCACGACGCCCCTGCCCGACCGGCCGAACCGGCCACCGCCCATGTCCCTCAGCTCGACGTCGCAGGTGAGCTGCTCGCCCTGCTGCGCGACACCGGCACCGAACCGCGCCCCGACACACAGCTGGAGGCGCTGACCCTGGCCGTGGCCGCCGACCTGCCGGTGATCCTCTGGGGCGAGCCCGGAATCGGCAAGACCGCCGCCCTGACCCAGCTCGCCGCGTCCCTGGAGCTGCCGCTGACCACCGTCATCGCCAGCGTGCACGAGCCGTCCGACTTCTCCGGGCTGCCCATCGTCGGCGACGACCCTGCGGAACAGGGGGTGCCGATGGCCCCGCCGGACTGGGCCGTGCGGCTCGTACGGGCCGGCCGGGGGCTGCTGTTCCTGGACGAACTGTCCACCGCGGCCCCGGCCGTGCAGGCCGCCCTGCTCCGCCTCGTGCTCGAACGGCGGATCGGCTCCCTTCGGCTGCCACCCGAGGTACGGATCGTGGCGGCCGCCAATCCCCGGTCCTCGGCCGCCGACGGCTGGGAGCTGAGCCCGCCCCTGGCCAACCGGTTCGTCCACCTCCAGTGGGCCCACGACCACGAGGTCGTGGTGCGCGGGCTCGGCGGGACCTGGCCCCGTGCGACGCTGCCCCGGCTCTCCCCCGACGCACTGCCGCAGGCGGTGGAGTTCGCCCGCCGCGCGGTGTGCGGGCTGCTGTCCGCGCGCCCCGCGCTCGTGCACCGGCTGCCCAGCAACGAGGCCCGCCGGGGCGGCCCTTGGCCCTCGCCTCGGACCTGGGACATGACGCTGTCACTGACCGCCTTCGCGACCGCGGCCGGTTCCTCCCGTGAAGTGCTCTCCGCGCTGGTCCGGGGCACGGTGGGGGACGGCCCGGGGCTGGAGCTGCTGGCGAGCCTGGACCGGATGGACCTGCCCGACCCCGAACTCCTGCTGGCCGACCCGGCCTCGGCCGTCCTGCCCGAGCGCGGGGACCTGCGTCAGGCAGCGCTGGACGGCGTGGTGGCCGCTGTCCGCAACCGCCCCGAAAGGCCCCGCTGGGACGCCGCGTGGGAGCTTCTGGTCCGGGCGCTGGAGACCGGGGCCCCCGATCTGGTGGTCGTCCCCGCGACCACACTCGCCTCGCTGCGCCAGGAGGACTGGGACGTGCCCGCCGCCATCGAGCAGCTGGCCGGGGTCGTATCACTGTCCCGCCGCGCGGACCGGGCGGCGGCCCGTACGGCAGCCGCCGCACAGGCCCGCCGATGA
- a CDS encoding DUF2201 family putative metallopeptidase, giving the protein MTAGTQESRRTPAAPLPLDVDKLFAARLHAARVRPYLATALFALHTVESRRVPTMAVDRHWRCYVSPAFVAATPVEELAGVWVHEISHLLRDHHGRGDRVARERGLTGPGERLRMNIAADCEINDDVFGEGLARPEGAVDPRGLGLPEGELMEDYLRQFRLGPRTQDLAWLDCGSGADGLEREWDLGPEGAHGLSAQQQDAVRFRVAQGITGRPGDAPQGWQRWAEEAFHPPQAWRELLGAAVRSAASGPGTGQDYTYGRPSRRSAGVPGAVLPSLRRRPPRVTVIIDTSGSVSDAELGSALLEVAAISRSVGGRRDLVSVLSCDAAAGVAHPLCRAEGIALIGGGGTDLRSGFARALRARPRPDVVVVLTDGQTPWPAARPACRTVVGLFPRRHSRGSWSEDDPDYVPDSPPAWARTVEIGSSCG; this is encoded by the coding sequence ATGACGGCCGGGACGCAGGAATCGCGCCGGACACCGGCCGCGCCGCTGCCGCTGGACGTCGACAAGCTCTTCGCCGCCCGGCTGCACGCCGCCCGGGTCCGCCCCTACCTGGCGACGGCGCTGTTCGCGCTGCACACCGTCGAATCGCGGCGGGTGCCGACGATGGCCGTCGACCGGCACTGGCGGTGCTACGTCTCCCCGGCGTTCGTGGCGGCCACCCCGGTGGAGGAACTGGCCGGGGTGTGGGTGCACGAGATCTCGCACCTGCTGCGCGACCATCACGGACGCGGTGACCGGGTCGCGCGGGAGCGCGGGCTGACCGGCCCGGGTGAACGTCTGCGGATGAACATCGCCGCGGACTGCGAGATCAACGACGACGTGTTCGGCGAGGGGCTGGCCCGGCCGGAGGGGGCCGTCGACCCGCGCGGCCTCGGGCTCCCCGAGGGGGAGCTGATGGAGGACTACCTGCGGCAGTTCCGCCTGGGGCCGCGTACGCAGGACCTCGCCTGGCTGGACTGCGGCAGCGGGGCCGACGGGCTGGAGAGGGAGTGGGACCTGGGGCCGGAGGGCGCTCACGGCCTGAGTGCCCAGCAACAGGACGCGGTCCGGTTCCGGGTGGCCCAGGGCATCACCGGCCGCCCGGGAGACGCTCCGCAGGGGTGGCAGCGGTGGGCGGAGGAGGCGTTCCACCCGCCGCAGGCGTGGCGGGAGTTGCTGGGGGCGGCCGTGCGCTCGGCGGCCTCGGGCCCCGGGACCGGCCAGGACTACACCTACGGCCGGCCGTCCCGCCGTTCGGCCGGGGTGCCCGGCGCCGTGCTGCCGAGCCTCCGCCGCCGGCCGCCCCGGGTCACCGTGATCATCGACACCTCCGGTTCGGTCAGTGACGCCGAACTGGGCAGCGCGCTCCTGGAGGTCGCCGCCATCTCCCGCTCCGTCGGCGGCCGCCGGGACCTCGTCAGCGTCCTGTCGTGCGACGCGGCGGCCGGAGTCGCGCACCCGCTGTGCCGCGCCGAGGGCATTGCCCTGATCGGCGGTGGGGGTACGGACCTGCGTTCGGGTTTCGCCAGGGCGCTGCGGGCCCGGCCCCGTCCTGACGTCGTGGTGGTCCTCACGGACGGGCAGACGCCGTGGCCCGCGGCGCGGCCGGCATGCAGGACGGTGGTGGGCCTGTTTCCCCGGCGCCACTCGCGCGGGTCGTGGAGCGAGGACGATCCCGACTACGTGCCGGACTCGCCGCCCGCGTGGGCGCGCACGGTCGAGATCGGCTCGTCCTGCGGGTAG
- a CDS encoding ABC-F family ATP-binding cassette domain-containing protein encodes MSDASVICSGLSFSWPDDTPVFHDLSFAMGSGRTGLVAPNGSGKSTLLKLIAGELRPASGTVSVGGTLGYLPQSLPLTGDLTVAEVLGVDAVIRALDAVESGDVGEDHFAVIGDDWDIEERTRAQLDRLGLTGIALDRSTGTLSGGQVVSLGLAAQLLKRPDVLLLDEPTNNLDLAARHSLHDALDAWGGTLLLVSHDRALLGRMDRIAELGSDELRLYGGNFAAYEEAVRAEQEVAEKNVRNAEQELKREKRELQQARERAERRASNAARNLKSAGLPRIFAGNMKRGAQESAGRAGQTHAARVGEARARLDEAGRAVRDEQRITLELPDTVVPAGRTVLLAERVRVRLGGREQFAGEGVGLTIRGPERIALTGANGAGKSTLLRLINGELRPEGGEIRRLDGRIAYLSQRLDLLDLDRTVAENFAESAPHRPEAERMNLLARFLFRGDSAHLPVGLLSGGERLRATLACVLCAEPAPQLLLLDEPTNNLDLTSADQLEGALSSYRGAFVVVSHDESFLGRIGVDRWLRLADGELVETGAPQM; translated from the coding sequence ATGTCCGACGCATCCGTCATCTGCTCCGGCCTGTCCTTCTCCTGGCCCGACGACACCCCCGTCTTCCATGACCTGTCCTTCGCCATGGGGAGCGGCCGTACGGGTCTCGTCGCCCCCAACGGGTCAGGCAAGAGCACTCTGCTCAAGCTGATCGCCGGTGAGCTCCGGCCCGCCTCGGGCACCGTCTCGGTTGGCGGCACGCTGGGCTATCTGCCGCAGAGCCTTCCGCTGACCGGCGACCTGACGGTGGCCGAGGTCCTGGGGGTCGACGCGGTGATCCGCGCCCTGGACGCCGTCGAGTCCGGCGATGTCGGCGAGGACCACTTCGCGGTCATCGGTGACGACTGGGACATCGAGGAGCGCACCCGCGCGCAACTGGACCGGCTCGGCCTGACCGGCATCGCCCTCGACCGGAGCACCGGCACGCTCAGCGGCGGACAGGTCGTCTCGCTCGGTCTGGCGGCCCAGTTGCTGAAGCGGCCCGATGTGCTGCTGCTCGACGAGCCGACCAACAACCTGGACCTGGCAGCCCGGCACTCGCTCCATGACGCGCTCGACGCGTGGGGCGGCACCCTGCTGCTCGTCAGCCACGACCGTGCGCTCCTCGGCCGCATGGACCGTATCGCCGAACTCGGCAGCGACGAACTGCGCCTCTACGGAGGGAACTTCGCCGCCTATGAGGAAGCCGTCCGGGCCGAGCAGGAGGTTGCCGAGAAGAACGTGCGCAACGCCGAACAGGAACTGAAGCGGGAGAAGCGGGAGTTGCAGCAGGCCCGCGAGCGCGCCGAGCGCCGGGCGAGCAACGCCGCGCGCAATCTCAAGAGCGCCGGCCTTCCGCGCATCTTCGCCGGGAACATGAAGCGGGGCGCCCAGGAGTCCGCGGGCCGGGCCGGTCAGACCCATGCCGCCCGGGTGGGTGAGGCCAGGGCCCGGCTGGACGAGGCCGGCCGGGCGGTGCGCGACGAGCAGCGCATCACCCTCGAACTCCCGGACACCGTCGTCCCCGCCGGACGTACCGTCCTGCTCGCCGAGCGGGTACGGGTACGCCTCGGTGGTAGGGAGCAGTTCGCCGGTGAGGGCGTCGGTCTGACGATCCGCGGCCCCGAGCGCATCGCGCTCACGGGCGCCAACGGTGCAGGGAAGAGCACCCTGTTGCGGCTGATCAACGGCGAACTCCGGCCGGAGGGCGGCGAGATCAGGCGGCTGGACGGGCGGATCGCCTATCTGTCGCAGCGGCTCGACCTGCTCGACCTCGACCGTACGGTGGCGGAGAACTTCGCCGAGTCCGCCCCGCACCGGCCGGAGGCGGAGCGGATGAACCTGCTCGCGCGCTTCCTCTTCCGGGGCGACAGCGCCCACCTGCCGGTCGGGCTGCTGTCCGGTGGCGAGCGCCTGCGGGCGACCCTGGCCTGCGTGCTGTGCGCCGAACCGGCCCCGCAGCTGCTGCTCCTGGACGAGCCGACCAACAACCTCGACCTGACGAGCGCGGATCAGCTGGAGGGCGCGCTGAGCTCGTACCGGGGAGCGTTCGTGGTCGTCAGTCACGACGAGTCCTTCCTCGGCAGGATCGGCGTGGACCGGTGGCTGAGGCTGGCGGACGGCGAGCTGGTGGAGACCGGGGCTCCGCAGATGTGA
- a CDS encoding ABC-F family ATP-binding cassette domain-containing protein — MPATALLAHDIVRTLGTKRVLDGVSLTAAPGHRIGLIGENGVGKSTLLRLLAGTDEPDGGSVTRPADVGFLHQEMVFDAAATIADVLDDALREAREDLAAIDRLTEELARTPQDSPGYAGLLAAYGHRLELAEERQTWDADRRAAVLLTGLGLAALPYGRTLGSLSGGQRGRLSLAALLVRRPSALLLDEPTNHLDDEAAAFVEEQLRGMPGPVVIASHDRAFLDAVCTDLIDLDPAVEGPVRYGGGYSAYLAVKRAERVRWERQYAEEREEAEALRRSADVTARQVAPDRGPRDSEKMGYGLRAGRVQSQIARRVRNASRRLAELERRRTGEPPQPLRFRHSGHSGLAGASPEGTLVSLRGVRVPGRLAVGRLDVAAAERLLVTGGNGAGKSTLLAVLAGRLAPEGEVTRRPGLTVGLLAQDTRFARPDRTVRDTYERALGADRAEAVPLTSLGLMHEADLDKQVGRLSAGQRRRLALALLTARPPQLLLLDEPTNHLSPRLCDELEEALGPGPGAVVVASHDRWLRERWQGRGIRLHPEPGAVG; from the coding sequence ATGCCCGCAACCGCACTGCTCGCACACGACATCGTCCGCACCCTCGGCACCAAGCGCGTACTCGACGGGGTGTCCCTCACCGCCGCGCCCGGCCACCGCATCGGCCTGATCGGTGAGAACGGTGTCGGCAAGTCGACTCTGCTGCGCCTGCTCGCCGGTACGGACGAGCCCGACGGCGGCAGCGTCACCAGGCCCGCCGACGTGGGCTTCCTGCACCAGGAGATGGTGTTCGACGCCGCGGCGACAATCGCCGACGTGCTGGACGACGCGCTGCGCGAGGCCCGGGAGGACCTCGCGGCCATCGACCGGCTCACCGAGGAGCTGGCCCGCACCCCGCAGGACTCCCCCGGTTACGCCGGACTGCTGGCGGCGTACGGCCACCGGCTCGAACTGGCCGAGGAGCGCCAGACCTGGGACGCCGACCGGCGCGCCGCCGTCCTGCTCACCGGGCTCGGACTCGCGGCCCTGCCGTACGGGCGGACGCTCGGCTCGCTCTCCGGCGGGCAGCGCGGCCGGCTGTCACTGGCCGCGCTGCTGGTGCGGCGGCCCTCGGCCCTCCTGCTGGACGAGCCGACCAACCACCTCGACGACGAGGCCGCCGCCTTCGTCGAGGAGCAGCTGCGCGGGATGCCGGGCCCGGTCGTGATCGCCAGTCACGACCGGGCCTTCCTCGACGCGGTCTGCACCGACCTGATCGACCTGGATCCGGCCGTCGAGGGCCCCGTGCGCTACGGCGGTGGCTACAGCGCCTACCTGGCAGTGAAGCGGGCGGAGCGGGTGCGCTGGGAACGGCAGTACGCCGAGGAGCGGGAGGAGGCCGAGGCGCTGCGCCGCTCGGCCGATGTGACGGCGCGGCAGGTCGCGCCGGACCGGGGTCCGCGCGACAGCGAGAAGATGGGGTACGGCCTGCGGGCGGGCCGGGTGCAGAGCCAGATCGCCCGCCGGGTCCGCAACGCCTCGCGCCGGCTGGCGGAGCTGGAGCGGCGGCGGACCGGCGAACCTCCGCAGCCGTTGCGGTTCCGGCACTCGGGGCACTCGGGGCTCGCGGGAGCGTCGCCCGAGGGCACCCTCGTGTCCCTGCGCGGGGTGCGCGTGCCGGGACGCCTGGCCGTCGGCCGGCTCGACGTGGCGGCGGCCGAACGGCTCCTGGTCACGGGCGGCAACGGCGCGGGGAAGTCGACGCTGCTCGCCGTGCTCGCGGGGCGTCTTGCCCCGGAGGGCGAGGTGACCAGGCGCCCGGGGCTGACGGTCGGGCTGCTCGCGCAGGACACCCGGTTCGCGCGGCCGGACCGTACCGTCCGTGACACCTACGAGCGCGCGCTGGGTGCCGACCGGGCCGAGGCGGTGCCGCTGACCTCACTCGGCCTGATGCACGAGGCAGACCTGGACAAGCAGGTGGGGCGGCTGTCGGCCGGCCAGCGGCGCAGGCTCGCGCTGGCCCTGCTGACGGCCCGGCCTCCGCAGCTCCTGCTGCTCGACGAGCCCACCAACCACCTGTCCCCCCGGCTCTGCGACGAGCTGGAGGAGGCGCTCGGACCGGGGCCCGGCGCCGTCGTGGTGGCCAGCCACGACCGCTGGCTGCGCGAGCGGTGGCAGGGCCGAGGCATCCGGCTTCACCCGGAGCCGGGGGCCGTCGGATAG
- a CDS encoding helix-turn-helix domain-containing protein, with protein sequence MGPNEDVGRRLRALRHQQDLSLSELSRRSRVGKGTLSELESGRRNPTLETLYALATALGRPLSALLGDPAQQGGPGSAPGWTEGLPGVSGSAVTAVLLERYEDDAAVTDVFRVTIRAGATQESEAHVPGTGESLMVLSGTAVVGPPHDTRTVGPGASARWRADEPHIYSAPDADVHGVLFVRYPTAPGSG encoded by the coding sequence ATGGGACCGAATGAGGACGTCGGGCGCCGACTGCGGGCGCTGCGGCACCAACAGGACCTGTCCCTCTCGGAGTTGTCCCGGCGCTCACGGGTGGGAAAGGGCACGCTCTCCGAGCTGGAGAGCGGCCGGCGCAACCCCACCCTGGAGACCCTCTACGCCCTCGCCACCGCCCTCGGCCGGCCACTCAGCGCCCTCCTCGGCGACCCGGCGCAGCAGGGCGGACCGGGTTCCGCCCCCGGCTGGACCGAAGGCCTTCCCGGGGTCTCGGGCAGCGCCGTCACCGCGGTCCTGCTGGAGCGGTACGAGGACGACGCGGCGGTCACCGATGTGTTCCGCGTGACGATCCGCGCCGGCGCCACCCAGGAATCCGAGGCGCACGTCCCGGGCACGGGGGAGAGCCTGATGGTGCTGTCGGGCACCGCCGTCGTCGGCCCGCCCCACGACACCCGGACGGTCGGCCCCGGTGCGTCCGCGCGGTGGCGGGCCGACGAGCCCCACATCTACAGCGCACCGGACGCCGACGTGCACGGCGTCCTCTTCGTCCGCTATCCGACGGCCCCCGGCTCCGGGTGA